One window from the genome of Xiphophorus hellerii strain 12219 chromosome 16, Xiphophorus_hellerii-4.1, whole genome shotgun sequence encodes:
- the LOC116735802 gene encoding uncharacterized protein LOC116735802 produces MKRATAMRPSHAAWTRLGFVWVSIFWFTLAVSISVSQCKQLDTESNVNRTCGENVTLNCSASVAMLKGSKVVKFDWQHKNTTLCQYMNNTSTSKIQCNFTNTTSELTLSLTILNIIPSDEGVYHCKLHSLGAHANGQSHLSVGDCFGKPGKDTPPDQCSFDEVYPIADIHWFQGDVNLTDGTETKQSVDDKGYFTVQSRAPTEKGTQKLPYNCSLWMPSRNTYISSRLVSSGSAAQLQWICIIMGILMKIIIM; encoded by the exons ATGAAACGCGCCACG GCAATGAGACCCTCCCATGCTGCATGGACTCGTCTTGGTTTTGTCTGGGTTTCTATTTTCTGGTTCACCTTAGCGGTCAGCATTTCTG TGAGTCAGTGTAAGCAGCTGGACACCGAATCAAATGTGAATAGGACCTGTGGTGAAAACGTGACCCTGAATTGCAGTGCCAGCGTAGCAATGCTGAAGGGTTCAAAGGTCGTCAAATTTGACTGgcaacacaaaaatacaacactGTGCCAGTACATGAACAATACATCTACCAGCAAGATTCAGTGCAACTTCACAAACACAACATCTGAACTCACTCTCTCTCTGACCATCCTCAACATAATCCCGTCCGATGAAGGAGTCTACCACTGCAAACTGCACTCACTAGGTGCACACGCGAATGGGCAGAGCCATCTGAGTGTTGGAG ACTGCTTTGGAAAGCCTGGCAAGGATACACCCCCTGACCAATGCTCCTTTGATGAAGTTTACCCCATTGCTGACATCCACTGGTTCCAGGGAGACGTAAACCTTACAGATGGCACCGAAACGAAACAAAGTGTTGACGACAAAGGCTATTTCACTGTCCAGAGTAGAGCTCCCACGGAGAAAGGGACCCAGAAACTGCCTTATAACTGCTCACTGTGGATGCCTTCTCGCAACACGTACATCTCCAGCCGCCTGGTTTCATCAGGGAGCGCAGCCCAACTCCAGTGGATCTGCATTATTATGGGGATCTTGATGAAGATTATTATCATGTAA